Proteins from a genomic interval of Acetobacterium woodii DSM 1030:
- a CDS encoding transposase — protein MNGDFDALCRRELLSGADRYYDYIMKSLASGMIRKDIYREIKKQGYSGQVSTAYDYMNKLIEAHGIEIAVYRSASIESISRKKQLSKFDHVTRRSIFRFLWMNDAVLSGYRECLMEKYPIIGELYKCIKEFRRIFKEKSLPQLYLFIDRYKKSNVKELAIFAAGLEKDLEAVENAVISDLSNGFVEGVNNKLKMIKRTMYGRCGQKLLTAKLMYDPHSKPG, from the coding sequence ATGAATGGCGATTTTGATGCATTATGTCGCCGGGAACTGCTAAGCGGTGCTGATCGTTATTATGATTACATTATGAAATCATTGGCTTCCGGGATGATCCGCAAAGACATCTATCGAGAGATAAAAAAACAGGGCTATTCAGGACAAGTGTCCACCGCATATGACTATATGAACAAGCTGATTGAGGCCCACGGCATTGAAATTGCTGTTTATCGAAGCGCTTCGATTGAATCCATCAGCCGAAAGAAGCAGTTGAGCAAATTTGATCATGTTACCCGGAGAAGTATCTTCCGTTTTCTCTGGATGAATGATGCCGTTTTATCCGGGTATCGTGAATGCCTGATGGAGAAATATCCAATTATCGGCGAACTATACAAATGCATCAAAGAATTTCGCCGGATTTTTAAAGAAAAAAGTTTACCCCAACTGTATCTGTTTATCGACAGATACAAAAAATCAAATGTAAAGGAGCTGGCGATTTTTGCCGCCGGACTGGAAAAAGATCTCGAAGCAGTTGAAAATGCTGTTATCAGTGATTTATCAAACGGATTTGTGGAAGGGGTCAACAACAAACTTAAAATGATAAAACGAACCATGTATGGTCGATGCGGTCAAAAATTATTGACGGCCAAATTGATGTATGATCCACATTCAAAACCCGGATAA
- a CDS encoding restriction endonuclease subunit S, producing the protein MSEKKKKVPQLRFPGFSGEWEERKLGDLLSETRRPIKMEDDIEYQLVTVKRRNEGVTSRGLFKGKDILVKNYFELKHGDYVISKRQVVHGANGIVPEYLDGAIVSNEYLVSVGNKKITTDFLTIISKLPSMYKMFFLSSYGIDIEKLVFNVEDWKKRKIFIPPVPEQKIVSTFFLILDNAIALQQRKLTHLQARKKGLLQKMFPKDGELFPELRFPGFTDAWEERRLGEVVQITMGQSPNSENYTHNPDDHILVQGNADMRNGQVFPRVWTTQVTKKAEKGDLILSVRAPVGDIGKTYYDVVLGRGVAALKGNEFIYQSLGKMKQNGYWNKLSTGSTFEAINSNDIRDALLMMPNIEEQAKIGAFFKQLDDSITLHQRKLDHLQTRKKALLQQMFV; encoded by the coding sequence ATGAGTGAAAAAAAGAAGAAGGTGCCGCAGTTGCGGTTTCCGGGGTTTAGCGGGGAGTGGGAAGAGCGGAAGCTTGGGGATCTACTCTCAGAAACCAGACGTCCAATTAAAATGGAAGATGATATAGAATACCAACTAGTCACTGTTAAACGTCGAAACGAAGGGGTTACTTCGAGAGGTTTATTTAAAGGAAAAGATATTCTGGTGAAAAATTACTTCGAATTGAAACATGGAGATTATGTCATTTCAAAACGACAAGTAGTACATGGTGCGAATGGAATTGTACCTGAGTACCTTGATGGGGCCATCGTCTCAAATGAATATTTAGTTTCCGTTGGAAATAAAAAGATAACAACAGATTTTTTAACTATAATTTCAAAACTGCCCAGTATGTACAAAATGTTCTTTCTTAGTTCTTATGGGATTGATATTGAAAAACTTGTTTTTAATGTTGAAGATTGGAAAAAAAGAAAAATTTTTATTCCACCAGTACCAGAGCAAAAAATAGTATCAACATTTTTCTTAATTCTTGATAATGCTATTGCACTCCAACAGCGCAAGCTTACCCATTTGCAAGCTCGGAAAAAAGGGCTGCTGCAAAAAATGTTCCCCAAAGATGGCGAGCTATTTCCGGAGCTGCGTTTTCCGGGGTTTACGGACGCTTGGGAAGAGCGGAGGTTGGGGGAAGTCGTGCAGATTACAATGGGACAATCACCAAATTCTGAAAATTATACACATAATCCTGATGATCACATACTTGTTCAAGGCAACGCTGATATGAGAAATGGTCAAGTCTTTCCTCGTGTTTGGACTACTCAGGTGACGAAAAAAGCGGAAAAAGGCGACTTGATTTTGAGTGTTCGAGCTCCGGTTGGTGATATCGGGAAGACTTACTATGACGTTGTTTTAGGTCGTGGAGTTGCAGCGTTAAAAGGTAATGAATTTATTTACCAATCACTTGGAAAAATGAAACAAAATGGTTATTGGAACAAATTGAGTACAGGTTCAACTTTTGAAGCTATTAATTCAAATGATATTAGAGATGCACTTCTCATGATGCCAAATATTGAAGAACAAGCCAAAATCGGTGCTTTCTTCAAACAACTCGACGATTCAATCACCCTCCACCAGCGCAAACTGGACCACCTCCAAACCCGCAAAAAAGCCTTATTGCAACAAATGTTTGTCTAA
- a CDS encoding Fic family protein: MDYSPPYTITDRTVNLVSKITEIITYITIVDNMDSNPRVRRDNRIRTIHASLAIENNSLSLEQVTDIINGRRILGAPDEICEVKNAFEAYKILLKMNPFSINDLLQAHKILMNDLSKESGIFRSGGVAIFAEDHLVHMAPLANQVPHLIQDLFSWAKEAEVHPLIKSCVFHYEFEFIHPFADGNGRMGRMWQTLLLYKWKSLFGWLPIETLIRERQDEYSKVLGECDHRADSGQFVEFLLEAIYDALQDVSNTG; encoded by the coding sequence ATGGATTATAGTCCGCCGTATACGATAACAGATAGAACCGTTAATTTAGTTTCAAAGATAACGGAAATAATTACGTATATTACAATTGTTGACAATATGGACAGCAATCCAAGAGTGAGAAGAGATAATCGAATTCGTACAATTCATGCTTCTTTAGCAATTGAAAATAACTCTTTATCTTTGGAACAAGTAACTGACATTATTAATGGAAGAAGGATTCTCGGTGCGCCAGATGAAATATGTGAAGTGAAAAATGCTTTTGAAGCATATAAGATACTTTTAAAAATGAATCCATTTTCAATTAATGATTTATTGCAAGCTCATAAAATTTTAATGAATGATTTATCAAAAGAATCCGGAATCTTTAGAAGTGGTGGTGTTGCTATATTTGCAGAAGATCATCTGGTTCATATGGCTCCACTGGCTAATCAGGTTCCGCATTTGATCCAAGATCTGTTTAGCTGGGCTAAAGAAGCAGAAGTGCATCCGTTAATTAAAAGTTGTGTTTTCCATTACGAATTTGAGTTTATTCATCCGTTTGCCGATGGAAATGGACGAATGGGGAGAATGTGGCAAACTTTACTACTTTACAAGTGGAAATCACTATTTGGTTGGCTGCCTATCGAAACGCTTATTAGAGAACGTCAGGATGAATATTCCAAAGTACTTGGCGAATGTGATCATCGAGCAGATTCAGGACAGTTTGTTGAATTTTTGTTAGAAGCAATTTATGATGCGCTACAAGATGTTTCAAATACCGGATAA
- a CDS encoding type I restriction-modification system subunit M — MSNNNLQSITSKLWAMANELRGNMDAGEFKNYILAFMFYRYLSEHQQDYLLSNHVIDVAAGQTINEAFKEQASGDDLADYLDDISASLGYAIAPEDTWVSLTEKIANSQVIPSDYQTIFDNFNRNAELNKEAAQDFSGVFNDINLGDSRLGASTTARAKSLNNIVKLVDEIDYHGTDGKDVLGEIYEYLIGQFAASAGKKGGEFYTPHQVSQILAKLVTAGVTVSDTAFTLYDPTMGSGSLLLTVRSELPGGDHPGAIKFYGQELNTTTYNLARMNLMMHGVSFNNMTLHNADTLESDWPDGPDAKGIDQPRSFDAVVANPPYSAKWDNPESKLKDPRFSEYGKLAPASKADFAFILHSLYHLNSTGTMAIVLPHGVLFRGAAEGKIRQTLIEKNVLDTVIGLPANLFYGTSIPTTILVFKKNRQTKDILFIDASNDFEKNKNQNNLSDNHINKIIDTFKTRQDIEKYAHVASIDEIQANDYNLNIPRYVDTFEEEAPIDLDEVNRLLAQDNAEIEELEKEINEQLKLLGVEV, encoded by the coding sequence ATGTCAAACAATAATTTACAATCCATCACCAGTAAACTCTGGGCCATGGCCAACGAGCTGCGGGGTAATATGGACGCCGGCGAATTTAAAAACTATATTCTGGCGTTCATGTTCTACCGTTATTTATCGGAACATCAGCAGGATTATCTGCTCTCCAATCATGTTATTGATGTCGCTGCCGGGCAAACTATTAACGAAGCTTTTAAAGAACAGGCCAGTGGCGATGATCTGGCCGATTACCTCGATGATATTTCGGCCAGCCTGGGTTATGCCATTGCCCCGGAGGACACCTGGGTTTCGTTGACCGAAAAAATTGCCAACAGCCAGGTGATCCCCAGCGATTATCAGACAATTTTTGACAACTTCAACCGCAATGCTGAGTTAAATAAAGAAGCCGCCCAGGATTTTTCCGGCGTCTTTAATGATATCAATCTCGGCGATTCCCGTCTGGGAGCATCCACCACCGCCCGGGCGAAATCGCTGAACAATATTGTCAAGCTGGTTGATGAGATTGACTATCATGGCACCGACGGCAAAGATGTGTTGGGCGAAATCTACGAATACTTAATCGGTCAATTTGCCGCCAGTGCCGGGAAAAAAGGGGGCGAATTCTATACCCCCCATCAGGTCAGTCAGATCCTGGCCAAGCTGGTGACGGCCGGGGTGACGGTGTCCGACACAGCATTTACTCTGTATGATCCAACTATGGGGTCGGGATCGCTGTTGTTAACTGTCCGGAGTGAATTGCCAGGCGGCGATCACCCCGGGGCGATTAAATTTTACGGCCAGGAATTAAACACCACCACCTACAACCTGGCCCGGATGAATCTGATGATGCATGGGGTTTCCTTCAACAATATGACCCTGCACAATGCCGACACCTTAGAAAGTGACTGGCCCGATGGTCCGGATGCCAAAGGGATTGATCAGCCTCGGAGCTTTGATGCGGTGGTCGCCAATCCGCCCTACTCGGCCAAATGGGACAATCCTGAAAGCAAACTAAAAGATCCCCGTTTCAGCGAATACGGTAAACTGGCTCCGGCATCAAAGGCCGACTTTGCCTTTATTCTCCACAGCCTTTATCACTTAAACAGCACCGGCACGATGGCGATTGTCCTACCTCATGGGGTCTTGTTCCGGGGTGCTGCTGAGGGTAAAATTCGCCAGACCTTAATTGAAAAGAACGTTCTTGATACGGTAATTGGTCTGCCAGCTAATTTATTTTACGGCACCAGCATCCCGACGACGATTCTGGTCTTTAAGAAAAACCGCCAGACTAAGGATATTCTCTTCATTGATGCCAGCAATGATTTCGAAAAAAATAAAAATCAGAATAATTTGAGTGACAACCATATCAATAAAATTATCGACACCTTCAAAACCCGCCAGGATATTGAAAAATATGCCCATGTCGCCTCAATTGACGAAATCCAGGCCAATGATTATAACCTGAATATTCCCCGGTACGTTGATACCTTTGAAGAAGAAGCGCCGATTGATCTGGATGAAGTCAATCGCTTGTTGGCCCAGGATAACGCCGAAATTGAAGAATTGGAAAAAGAAATCAATGAGCAGCTTAAACTTTTAGGGGTCGAAGTCTAG
- a CDS encoding type I restriction endonuclease subunit R has translation MTENQFETELIEYITSGTIANAGKNSTNDTTGVGEKPADYVVKTKLWQYEPSIKTTEALWDNFKKILEQHNQKTLMQPLSVVEFGQVKKIISDLRTPYEAGQFLYGLNGVSQIEIDLDDGRHAFLTVFDQKQIGAGDTVYQVVNQIERPAVITGKQKRRFDTTLLINGLPIIQIEEKCDTHDVNEALNQMHQYMDENQFRDIFSTLQILVAITPNNVKYMANTTADKFNKDFAFNWQRKEDNTIVRNWKEFADAMLSIPMAHQMATNYMILDGTKNKQMLKVMRPYQVYATQKVIDGIKQIDFDGGDNKVGYIWHTTGSGKTITSFKTAWLASRMPKVDKVVFVVDRIALTKQTNENYQAYDPDGDVSDATRSGTVQGTENTTDLSRKLKSKDNHIIITSVQKLGTLVNRKNFKAPDKNIVFIVDEAHRSTGGDNFATIQKAFKRSAWVGYTGTPMFDESTTGLRSEDIFGPLLHAYTIREAIADRNVLGFKVDFETTINEEQMKSEYLPSFFQSRYPQWSDAQIQTKIDNLTDEDIDDTIEPSFYDENPKHIALVVEDIFKNWRNRSNEGKYNAILTTHVGGGKASTPMAMMYFHEFQRVNVKNKENGKQTLKVAVTFSQNTSNNETQLATNKGLYEAITIYNQEFGTSFGMDDVAGYTQDVASRLNRTATDKNFLDLVIVVDQLLTGFDAPELNTLYVDRTLRGAALIQAYSRTNRIADMQEKPWGRIVNYRWPAQNEQLMNKALAIYANKDSANLSEDERKKNIEDDGIIAKPFETVFTEVEAVVEQLKELTDTFQAVPPSEKQKEQMLQLLRQYNMGMSKLKQYDPETVDGEKSGFNYDQPDDLIKALGMTPAEETMLTTVLSNELRQQIAKVKKVPFYQIELRMTHVKDVKIDYDYLTELLEKLLNQVHDKKHQAAVDTKAKIDQFANGLDDRNYASKIKNAAKTIFNGHYVVEKYPARLSESDPVIQAANAVSLDRQFQDFRIKWGIIDIITSAQMRELFGRHRYGQQDLDDHGQIRDIIAKASSDYQTLAHDQKVQGLSKIKYRNGLREALYELADELTES, from the coding sequence ATGACCGAGAATCAATTTGAAACAGAATTAATCGAGTATATCACCAGTGGGACGATCGCTAATGCTGGGAAAAACAGTACGAATGATACGACCGGGGTGGGGGAAAAGCCGGCCGATTATGTGGTTAAGACGAAACTATGGCAATATGAACCGTCGATCAAAACAACCGAGGCGCTATGGGATAATTTTAAAAAAATTCTTGAGCAGCATAATCAAAAAACTCTGATGCAACCCCTCAGCGTGGTGGAATTTGGCCAGGTCAAGAAAATCATTTCTGATCTGCGCACTCCCTACGAAGCCGGTCAGTTTTTGTATGGTCTGAATGGGGTCTCGCAAATTGAGATTGATTTAGACGATGGCCGGCATGCTTTCCTGACAGTTTTTGATCAAAAGCAAATCGGCGCCGGCGATACGGTCTATCAGGTGGTTAATCAGATCGAACGACCGGCGGTAATCACTGGCAAGCAAAAGCGTCGTTTTGATACCACCCTGCTGATCAATGGGCTGCCGATTATTCAAATTGAAGAAAAATGTGATACCCATGATGTCAATGAAGCTTTAAACCAGATGCATCAATATATGGACGAAAATCAGTTTCGTGATATCTTCTCGACCTTACAGATTTTGGTGGCGATTACTCCCAACAACGTCAAGTACATGGCTAATACCACGGCTGACAAGTTTAATAAGGATTTTGCCTTTAACTGGCAGCGCAAAGAAGATAATACCATTGTCCGTAACTGGAAGGAATTTGCCGATGCGATGCTGAGCATCCCGATGGCTCATCAGATGGCGACCAACTACATGATTTTAGATGGCACCAAGAATAAACAAATGCTCAAGGTGATGCGTCCCTATCAAGTCTATGCCACCCAAAAGGTGATTGACGGCATCAAACAGATTGATTTTGATGGGGGTGATAATAAAGTGGGTTACATTTGGCACACCACCGGATCGGGCAAAACGATCACCAGTTTCAAGACCGCCTGGCTGGCCAGCCGGATGCCAAAGGTCGATAAAGTCGTCTTTGTTGTGGATCGCATTGCGCTAACAAAACAGACTAACGAGAATTATCAGGCATATGACCCGGATGGTGATGTCAGCGATGCCACCCGGTCGGGAACGGTTCAGGGCACTGAGAACACCACCGATCTTAGTCGCAAATTAAAAAGCAAGGACAATCATATTATTATCACCTCGGTTCAAAAACTGGGGACCCTGGTTAATCGCAAGAATTTTAAGGCCCCCGATAAAAATATTGTCTTTATCGTTGATGAAGCACACCGCAGCACCGGAGGCGATAATTTTGCGACGATTCAAAAGGCCTTTAAACGATCGGCCTGGGTGGGTTATACTGGGACACCGATGTTTGATGAAAGCACGACCGGTCTTCGTTCTGAGGATATTTTCGGGCCGCTGCTGCATGCCTATACCATTCGTGAAGCGATTGCCGATCGCAATGTGCTGGGTTTTAAAGTCGATTTTGAAACGACCATCAATGAAGAGCAAATGAAGTCAGAGTATTTACCGTCCTTTTTTCAAAGCCGTTATCCCCAGTGGAGCGATGCCCAGATTCAGACAAAAATTGACAATCTCACGGATGAAGATATTGATGATACCATCGAACCCAGCTTTTATGATGAGAATCCCAAGCACATTGCTTTAGTGGTTGAGGATATCTTTAAAAACTGGCGTAACCGTTCCAATGAAGGCAAATATAACGCCATCTTGACCACTCATGTCGGCGGCGGCAAAGCCAGCACCCCGATGGCGATGATGTATTTCCATGAGTTCCAGCGGGTCAATGTTAAAAACAAAGAAAATGGCAAACAAACCCTCAAAGTGGCCGTGACCTTCAGCCAGAATACCTCAAATAATGAGACCCAATTAGCCACCAACAAAGGTTTATACGAAGCGATAACGATCTACAATCAGGAATTTGGCACCAGCTTCGGGATGGATGATGTCGCCGGTTATACCCAGGATGTCGCCAGTCGCTTAAACCGCACCGCCACCGACAAAAACTTTCTCGATCTGGTGATTGTCGTGGATCAGTTGTTGACCGGTTTTGATGCCCCTGAACTCAATACGCTTTATGTTGACCGGACCTTAAGAGGGGCCGCTTTAATTCAAGCTTATTCACGCACTAACCGGATTGCCGATATGCAGGAAAAACCCTGGGGTAGGATTGTCAATTACCGCTGGCCGGCGCAAAACGAACAACTGATGAATAAGGCTCTGGCCATTTATGCCAATAAGGATTCAGCCAATCTATCCGAAGATGAGCGTAAAAAAAACATCGAAGATGACGGGATCATCGCCAAACCTTTTGAAACCGTCTTTACCGAAGTCGAAGCCGTGGTGGAACAATTAAAAGAGCTGACCGATACCTTTCAGGCAGTGCCACCCAGTGAAAAGCAAAAAGAGCAAATGTTACAGCTGTTAAGACAGTATAATATGGGGATGTCCAAACTCAAACAATATGATCCGGAAACCGTCGACGGTGAAAAAAGCGGTTTTAATTACGATCAGCCGGATGATTTAATAAAAGCCCTGGGGATGACACCGGCCGAAGAAACGATGCTGACCACGGTCTTAAGTAATGAGTTACGGCAACAGATCGCCAAAGTGAAAAAAGTACCTTTCTATCAGATCGAATTGCGGATGACCCATGTCAAAGATGTTAAGATCGACTATGATTATCTGACTGAGTTGTTAGAAAAATTACTCAACCAGGTCCATGACAAAAAGCACCAGGCAGCGGTTGATACCAAAGCAAAAATCGATCAGTTTGCCAATGGTCTGGATGACCGAAATTATGCCAGTAAGATTAAAAATGCCGCCAAAACAATTTTTAACGGCCATTACGTTGTTGAAAAATATCCGGCCCGATTAAGTGAGAGCGATCCCGTCATTCAAGCTGCCAATGCCGTCAGTCTTGATCGCCAATTTCAGGATTTCCGCATTAAATGGGGCATCATTGACATCATTACCAGCGCTCAGATGCGGGAGCTGTTCGGCCGGCACCGTTACGGTCAGCAGGATCTCGATGATCATGGTCAGATTCGGGACATCATTGCCAAAGCCAGCAGCGATTATCAAACCCTGGCTCACGATCAAAAAGTCCAGGGCTTATCAAAGATTAAGTACCGCAATGGCTTGCGGGAAGCCCTGTATGAATTGGCGGATGAGTTGACGGAAAGCTAG
- a CDS encoding restriction endonuclease subunit S, which produces MKKFNKVVDFVSGTPQFRITESFDEQSPIYTFYSQTDLSEDLIGIITEDIDKKRVRTKDDVNTLCTGDVLFSLISGSAAVIGAAHQGYLYTQNFVKLIPEEKIDPQFLVYLLNENSVIKKQLLIGLQGSQVLKYSLKQIKDLEIPILPHLEKQKIIGEIYFKQLRVQALKNRVAKQEMMIRLQQLEEVTKHDRESI; this is translated from the coding sequence ATGAAAAAATTTAACAAGGTTGTTGATTTTGTCAGTGGCACACCTCAGTTTAGAATTACCGAGAGTTTTGATGAGCAGTCGCCGATCTATACCTTTTATAGTCAGACCGATTTATCGGAAGATCTAATTGGTATCATAACCGAAGATATTGATAAAAAACGCGTTCGAACGAAAGATGACGTGAATACACTTTGTACAGGTGATGTTCTTTTCAGCTTAATATCAGGGAGTGCTGCAGTCATCGGGGCAGCTCATCAAGGCTATCTTTATACTCAAAACTTTGTTAAATTGATACCTGAGGAAAAAATTGACCCTCAATTTCTTGTTTATTTGCTTAACGAAAACAGCGTCATCAAAAAACAATTGCTGATCGGTTTGCAAGGGTCACAGGTCTTAAAATACTCCTTAAAACAAATAAAAGATCTCGAAATCCCGATATTGCCCCATTTAGAAAAACAGAAAATAATCGGTGAAATATATTTTAAACAATTGCGCGTGCAAGCCTTAAAAAATCGGGTCGCCAAGCAGGAAATGATGATACGATTACAGCAACTGGAGGAGGTAACCAAGCATGACCGAGAATCAATTTGA
- a CDS encoding transposase: MDSPNTLILDHYFPSDVLKITEVIETDKIIIHMKSLSRTCICPRCHQTLNHYHGTYTRKVQDLPILGKNVQLRIKAHEYICDNEACSVKTVAETFNDFLNANRRMTQRCEDFICLLAMETSCEGCARICQAMNLYISGDSVIRFLTEHYEAQPVPVCSETIGVDDFAFKKRSRYGTVIVDEATHKPVAVLNGRDSNTLKAWLRQNRQVKRITRDRAGAYASAIREILPDAMQIADRFHLHQNLLEAVQNALKSVVPADIKIPIDQDHSDKQQPKEKTAEGFKKK, from the coding sequence ATGGATTCACCAAATACCCTGATTTTGGATCATTACTTCCCATCCGATGTTTTAAAGATCACGGAAGTAATTGAAACTGATAAAATCATTATCCATATGAAATCTCTTTCCAGAACCTGTATCTGTCCCAGGTGCCACCAGACACTTAATCATTATCACGGTACCTATACAAGAAAAGTTCAGGATCTTCCAATACTGGGAAAGAATGTTCAGCTCCGGATTAAAGCCCATGAGTACATTTGTGACAATGAAGCGTGCTCGGTTAAAACCGTTGCTGAAACATTTAATGATTTTCTCAATGCAAACCGAAGAATGACTCAGCGCTGTGAAGATTTCATCTGCTTGCTGGCAATGGAAACCAGTTGTGAAGGGTGCGCACGGATCTGTCAGGCAATGAACCTTTATATCAGTGGAGATAGTGTGATCCGCTTTCTTACAGAACATTATGAGGCTCAGCCGGTTCCAGTTTGTAGTGAAACGATTGGTGTCGATGATTTTGCCTTCAAAAAAAGAAGCCGATACGGAACTGTGATTGTTGATGAAGCCACACACAAACCGGTCGCGGTTCTTAATGGTCGTGACAGCAACACGCTCAAGGCCTGGCTGCGGCAGAACAGACAGGTCAAGCGCATCACTCGAGACCGTGCCGGGGCCTATGCTTCCGCTATTAGGGAAATACTTCCTGATGCCATGCAGATTGCAGACCGGTTTCATCTTCATCAGAATTTGCTGGAGGCCGTTCAGAATGCACTCAAATCAGTTGTTCCGGCTGATATAAAAATACCGATCGATCAGGATCATTCTGATAAGCAACAACCGAAAGAAAAAACGGCAGAAGGTTTTAAAAAAAAATGA
- a CDS encoding TRM11 family SAM-dependent methyltransferase has product METERFIYNLNYPIYEKESCEIEVRALFQFELKEKVFFESRKVHPSISPFLKSRLEIIYKASTFLELIELIAKDRITASDFMVKYMELGIADPHFKKRRTYCKAIGLAIEGLACYTSPKILFGITFYKGYWYFGRLTEKSINWKKHNKKPNSYSSSIGLSTAKVLINIAGNGDTSKRLIDPCCGVGTVLLEGIWAGYDIIGCEINSKTAENARKNLRYFNYEAKVITGDIQDIDDRFDAAIVDLPYGNFSLKNDENQLKIIRNAIRISKKIVLASAEDIRAELTRENLKIIDHCKIGKNKNGDFLRYIWVCEVG; this is encoded by the coding sequence ATGGAAACAGAACGGTTCATTTATAATTTGAATTATCCGATTTATGAAAAAGAAAGTTGTGAAATTGAGGTGCGCGCTCTTTTTCAGTTTGAGTTGAAAGAAAAAGTCTTTTTTGAAAGTAGAAAAGTTCATCCTTCGATAAGTCCATTTTTAAAAAGCAGGTTAGAAATTATATACAAGGCTTCCACATTTTTAGAACTGATAGAGTTGATAGCGAAAGATAGGATAACAGCATCAGATTTCATGGTTAAATATATGGAATTGGGAATAGCTGATCCGCATTTCAAGAAAAGACGAACGTATTGCAAAGCAATAGGTCTTGCTATTGAGGGGCTTGCTTGTTATACTTCACCTAAAATTTTATTTGGAATTACTTTTTACAAGGGGTACTGGTACTTTGGAAGATTAACAGAGAAAAGTATTAATTGGAAAAAGCACAATAAGAAACCGAATTCGTATTCCAGCTCGATCGGTCTAAGTACTGCAAAAGTTCTTATCAATATTGCTGGGAATGGAGATACATCCAAACGATTAATCGATCCATGTTGTGGCGTCGGGACGGTATTATTAGAAGGTATTTGGGCAGGATATGATATTATCGGGTGTGAAATAAATAGCAAAACTGCTGAAAATGCACGAAAAAACTTGCGTTATTTTAACTATGAAGCAAAGGTTATTACTGGAGATATTCAGGATATCGATGATCGTTTTGATGCGGCCATTGTAGATCTTCCATATGGGAATTTTAGCCTTAAAAATGATGAAAATCAATTAAAAATCATTAGGAATGCGATAAGAATTTCAAAAAAAATCGTATTGGCTTCAGCAGAAGATATAAGAGCGGAACTAACGCGGGAAAATCTCAAAATTATCGATCATTGTAAAATTGGGAAAAATAAAAATGGTGATTTTTTGCGTTATATTTGGGTATGCGAAGTAGGATAG